A part of Catharus ustulatus isolate bCatUst1 chromosome 8, bCatUst1.pri.v2, whole genome shotgun sequence genomic DNA contains:
- the JAKMIP3 gene encoding janus kinase and microtubule-interacting protein 3 isoform X22 → MAKRGSSSRARGDKPDALAALQAANEELRAKLTDIQIELQQEKSKVSKLEREKNQEVKQIKEHEQHKSTVVVTELKVKLHEDKMKELQAVRETLLRQHEAELLRVIKIKDNEIQRLQTLLNAVRDGAPDKVKTVLLSEAKEEAKRGFEVEKVKMQQEISELKGAKKQVEEALTMVIQADKMKAAEIRSVYHLHQEEITRIKRECEREIRRLMEEIKFKDRAVFVLERELGVRAGHAQRLQLQKEALDEQLSQLKESDRHLSSPKRELPYASGAGDASDHSGSPQLDEKDARRFQLKIAELSGIIRKLEDRNALLSEERNELLKRLREAESQYKPILDKNKRLSRKNEELSHALRRMENKLKFVTQENIAMRQRTGAIRRPSSLNDLDHSQEEREVDFLRLQVIEQQNIIDELSKTLETAGYVKSVMERDKLLRFRKQRQKKMTRIPKKPVVETFYGYDEEASLESDGSSISYQTDRTDQTPCTPEDDLEEGMAKEETELRFRQLTMEYQALQRAYALLQEQVGGTLDAEREVKTREQLQAEIHRSQAQIEDLEKALAEQGQDMKWIEEKQALYRRNQELVEKIRQMEAEEARLKHDVQDAKDQNELLEFRILELEERERRSPAITFLHGPFTEGRSPLQVYCEAEGVTDIVVAELMKKLDILGDNANLTNEEQVVIIQARTVLTLAEKWLQQIEVTESALQQKMLDLENEKELFSKQKGYLDDELDFRKQSLDQAHKQILELEAMLYDALQQEAGAKISELLSEEEKEKLKSAVEQWKRQVMSELRERDAQILRERMELIQHAQQRIKELEERIEGQKRQIKELEEKFLFLFLFFSLAFILWS, encoded by the exons ATGGCCAagaggggctccagcagccGTGCCAGGGGGGACAAGCCCGAcgccctggctgccctgcaggcTGCCAACGAGGAGCTCAGGGCCAAGCTCACCGACATCCAGATcgagctgcagcaggagaagagCAAG GTCAGCAAATTGGAAAGGGAGAAGAACCAGGAGGTGAAGCAGATCAAGGAGCACGAGCAGCACAAAAGCACAGTGGTGGTCACAGAGCTCAAAGTCAAACTCCACGAGGACAAAATGAAAGAGCTCCAAGCTGTTCGAGAAACACTTCTGAGGCAGCACGAGGCCGAGCTGCTCAGGGTCATAAAAATCAAGGACAATGAGATCCAGAGGCTGCAGACCCTGCTGAACGCCGTGCGGGACGGGGCCCCCGACAAGGTGAAGACGGTGCTGCTGAGCGAGGCCAAGGAGGAGGCCAAGAGGGGCTTCGAGGTGGAGAAGGTCAAAATGCAGCAGGAGATCTCCGAGCTGAAGGGGGCCAAGAAGCAGGTGGAGGAGGCTCTGACCATGGTGATCCAGGCTGACAAGATGAAGGCAGCCGAGATAAGGAGCGTGTACCACCTGCACCAGGAGGAGATCACCCGCATCAAGAGGGAGTGCGAGCGGGAGATCCGCAGGCTG ATGGAGGAGATTAAGTTTAAGGACAGAGCAGTCTTCGTGCTGGAGAGAGAGTTAGGGGTGCGAGCCGGGCATGCTCAGAGACTGCAGCTCCAAAAGGAGGCTTTAGATGAACAACTGTCCCAGCTCAAAGAGTCTGACCGGCATCTGAGCAGCCCCAAGCGGGAACTTCCTTATGCAAGTGGTGCAGGAGACGCTTCAGATCATTCGGGAAGCCCC CAGTTGGATGAAAAGGACGCCCGGCGCTTCCAGCTGAAAATCGCGGAGCTGAGCGGGATCATCCGCAAGCTGGAGGACAGGAACGCGCTGCTGTCGGAGGAGAGGAACGAGCtg CTGAAACGTCTCAGAGAAGCAGAGAGTCAGTACAAGCCCATTCTGGACAAAAACAAACGCCTCAGTAGGAAGAATGAGGAGCTGTCACACGCCTTACGTCggatggaaaataaattgaaatttgtGACGCAGGAAAATATCGCCATG AGGCAAAGAACTGGAGCTATAAGGAGACCGAGCTCCTTAAACGATCTTGACCACAGCCAGGAAGAAAGGGAAGTGGATTTCCTGAGACTGCAAGTCATTGAGCAGCAGAACATCATTGATGAGCTCTCCAAG ACCCTGGAGACTGCTGGCTATGTGAAGAGTGTCATG GAACGGGATAAGCTGCTGAGGTTCAGGAagcaaagacagaagaaaatgacaagAATTCCTAAg AAGCCCGTGGTGGAGACGTTCTATGGCTATGATGAGGAGGCTTCCCTGGAGTCCGACGGCTCCTCCATCTCCTACCAAACGGACCGGACGGACCAGACCCCCTGCACGCCCGAGGACGACCTGGAGGAG GGCATGGCCAAGGAGGAGACGGAGCTGCGGTTCCGGCAGCTGACCATGGAGTACCAGGCGCTGCAGAGAGCCTatgccctgctgcaggagcaggtcGGGGGCACCCTGGACGCTGAGAGGGAGGTCAAg ACCcgtgagcagctccaggcagaaaTTCACCGCTCCCAGGCTCAGATAGAGGATCTGGAGAAGGCtctggctgagcagggacag gaCATGAAGTGGATTGAGGAGAAGCAGGCCCTGTACAGGAGAAACCAGGAGCTGGTAGAAAAG ATCAGGCAGATGGAGGCTGAGGAGGCTCGGCTCAAACACGACGTGCAGGACGCCAAGGACCAGAACGAGCTGCTGGAGTTCAggatcctggagctggag gagagggagaggcGCTCCCCAGCCATCACCTTCCTGCACGGCCCCTTCACGGAGGGCAGGAGCCCGCTGCAGGTGTACTGCGAGGCCGAAGGTGTCACA gacATCGTAGTGGCAGAGCTGATGAAGAAGTTGGACATTTTAGGGGATAACGCC AACCTGACCAACGAGGAGCAGGTGGTGATCATCCAGGCCAGGACCGTGCTGACCCTGGCTGAGAAG TGGCTCCAGCAGATCGAGGTGACCGAGTCAGCGCTGCAGCAGAAGATGCTGGACCTGGAGAACGAGAAG gagctgttcAGCAAGCAGAAGGGATACCTGGACGATGAGCTGGACTTCAGGAAGCAGTCGCTGGACCAGGCTCACAAG CAAATTCTGGAATTAGAAGCCATGCTCTATGATGCCCTGCAGCAAGAAGCTGGAGCCAAAATTTCCGAACTTCTTtcagaagaggagaaggagaagctgaAGAGCGCGGTGGAGCAGTGGAAGCGGCAGGTGATGAGCGAGCTCCGCGAGAGGGACGCACAGATCCTGCGCGAGAGGATGGAGCTCATCCAGCACGCCCAGCAG AGAATTAAAGAGCTAGAAGAAAGAATTGAAGgccaaaaaagacaaataaaagagTTAGAGGAAAAG tttttatttttgtttttatttttttctttagctttcATTCTTTGGTCATAG
- the JAKMIP3 gene encoding janus kinase and microtubule-interacting protein 3 isoform X9, with amino-acid sequence MAKRGSSSRARGDKPDALAALQAANEELRAKLTDIQIELQQEKSKVSKLEREKNQEVKQIKEHEQHKSTVVVTELKVKLHEDKMKELQAVRETLLRQHEAELLRVIKIKDNEIQRLQTLLNAVRDGAPDKVKTVLLSEAKEEAKRGFEVEKVKMQQEISELKGAKKQVEEALTMVIQADKMKAAEIRSVYHLHQEEITRIKRECEREIRRLMEEIKFKDRAVFVLERELGVRAGHAQRLQLQKEALDEQLSQLKESDRHLSSPKRELPYASGAGDASDHSGSPQLDEKDARRFQLKIAELSGIIRKLEDRNALLSEERNELLKRLREAESQYKPILDKNKRLSRKNEELSHALRRMENKLKFVTQENIAMRQRTGAIRRPSSLNDLDHSQEEREVDFLRLQVIEQQNIIDELSKTLETAGYVKSVMERDKLLRFRKQRQKKMTRIPKKPVVETFYGYDEEASLESDGSSISYQTDRTDQTPCTPEDDLEEGMAKEETELRFRQLTMEYQALQRAYALLQEQVGGTLDAEREVKTREQLQAEIHRSQAQIEDLEKALAEQGQDMKWIEEKQALYRRNQELVEKIRQMEAEEARLKHDVQDAKDQNELLEFRILELEERERRSPAITFLHGPFTEGRSPLQVYCEAEGVTDIVVAELMKKLDILGDNAVSNLTNEEQVVIIQARTVLTLAEKWLQQIEVTESALQQKMLDLENEKELFSKQKGYLDDELDFRKQSLDQAHKQILELEAMLYDALQQEAGAKISELLSEEEKEKLKSAVEQWKRQVMSELRERDAQILRERMELIQHAQQRIKELEERIEGQKRQIKELEEKFLFLFLFFSLAFILWS; translated from the exons ATGGCCAagaggggctccagcagccGTGCCAGGGGGGACAAGCCCGAcgccctggctgccctgcaggcTGCCAACGAGGAGCTCAGGGCCAAGCTCACCGACATCCAGATcgagctgcagcaggagaagagCAAG GTCAGCAAATTGGAAAGGGAGAAGAACCAGGAGGTGAAGCAGATCAAGGAGCACGAGCAGCACAAAAGCACAGTGGTGGTCACAGAGCTCAAAGTCAAACTCCACGAGGACAAAATGAAAGAGCTCCAAGCTGTTCGAGAAACACTTCTGAGGCAGCACGAGGCCGAGCTGCTCAGGGTCATAAAAATCAAGGACAATGAGATCCAGAGGCTGCAGACCCTGCTGAACGCCGTGCGGGACGGGGCCCCCGACAAGGTGAAGACGGTGCTGCTGAGCGAGGCCAAGGAGGAGGCCAAGAGGGGCTTCGAGGTGGAGAAGGTCAAAATGCAGCAGGAGATCTCCGAGCTGAAGGGGGCCAAGAAGCAGGTGGAGGAGGCTCTGACCATGGTGATCCAGGCTGACAAGATGAAGGCAGCCGAGATAAGGAGCGTGTACCACCTGCACCAGGAGGAGATCACCCGCATCAAGAGGGAGTGCGAGCGGGAGATCCGCAGGCTG ATGGAGGAGATTAAGTTTAAGGACAGAGCAGTCTTCGTGCTGGAGAGAGAGTTAGGGGTGCGAGCCGGGCATGCTCAGAGACTGCAGCTCCAAAAGGAGGCTTTAGATGAACAACTGTCCCAGCTCAAAGAGTCTGACCGGCATCTGAGCAGCCCCAAGCGGGAACTTCCTTATGCAAGTGGTGCAGGAGACGCTTCAGATCATTCGGGAAGCCCC CAGTTGGATGAAAAGGACGCCCGGCGCTTCCAGCTGAAAATCGCGGAGCTGAGCGGGATCATCCGCAAGCTGGAGGACAGGAACGCGCTGCTGTCGGAGGAGAGGAACGAGCtg CTGAAACGTCTCAGAGAAGCAGAGAGTCAGTACAAGCCCATTCTGGACAAAAACAAACGCCTCAGTAGGAAGAATGAGGAGCTGTCACACGCCTTACGTCggatggaaaataaattgaaatttgtGACGCAGGAAAATATCGCCATG AGGCAAAGAACTGGAGCTATAAGGAGACCGAGCTCCTTAAACGATCTTGACCACAGCCAGGAAGAAAGGGAAGTGGATTTCCTGAGACTGCAAGTCATTGAGCAGCAGAACATCATTGATGAGCTCTCCAAG ACCCTGGAGACTGCTGGCTATGTGAAGAGTGTCATG GAACGGGATAAGCTGCTGAGGTTCAGGAagcaaagacagaagaaaatgacaagAATTCCTAAg AAGCCCGTGGTGGAGACGTTCTATGGCTATGATGAGGAGGCTTCCCTGGAGTCCGACGGCTCCTCCATCTCCTACCAAACGGACCGGACGGACCAGACCCCCTGCACGCCCGAGGACGACCTGGAGGAG GGCATGGCCAAGGAGGAGACGGAGCTGCGGTTCCGGCAGCTGACCATGGAGTACCAGGCGCTGCAGAGAGCCTatgccctgctgcaggagcaggtcGGGGGCACCCTGGACGCTGAGAGGGAGGTCAAg ACCcgtgagcagctccaggcagaaaTTCACCGCTCCCAGGCTCAGATAGAGGATCTGGAGAAGGCtctggctgagcagggacag gaCATGAAGTGGATTGAGGAGAAGCAGGCCCTGTACAGGAGAAACCAGGAGCTGGTAGAAAAG ATCAGGCAGATGGAGGCTGAGGAGGCTCGGCTCAAACACGACGTGCAGGACGCCAAGGACCAGAACGAGCTGCTGGAGTTCAggatcctggagctggag gagagggagaggcGCTCCCCAGCCATCACCTTCCTGCACGGCCCCTTCACGGAGGGCAGGAGCCCGCTGCAGGTGTACTGCGAGGCCGAAGGTGTCACA gacATCGTAGTGGCAGAGCTGATGAAGAAGTTGGACATTTTAGGGGATAACGCCGTAAGT AACCTGACCAACGAGGAGCAGGTGGTGATCATCCAGGCCAGGACCGTGCTGACCCTGGCTGAGAAG TGGCTCCAGCAGATCGAGGTGACCGAGTCAGCGCTGCAGCAGAAGATGCTGGACCTGGAGAACGAGAAG gagctgttcAGCAAGCAGAAGGGATACCTGGACGATGAGCTGGACTTCAGGAAGCAGTCGCTGGACCAGGCTCACAAG CAAATTCTGGAATTAGAAGCCATGCTCTATGATGCCCTGCAGCAAGAAGCTGGAGCCAAAATTTCCGAACTTCTTtcagaagaggagaaggagaagctgaAGAGCGCGGTGGAGCAGTGGAAGCGGCAGGTGATGAGCGAGCTCCGCGAGAGGGACGCACAGATCCTGCGCGAGAGGATGGAGCTCATCCAGCACGCCCAGCAG AGAATTAAAGAGCTAGAAGAAAGAATTGAAGgccaaaaaagacaaataaaagagTTAGAGGAAAAG tttttatttttgtttttatttttttctttagctttcATTCTTTGGTCATAG
- the JAKMIP3 gene encoding janus kinase and microtubule-interacting protein 3 isoform X17 — MAKRGSSSRARGDKPDALAALQAANEELRAKLTDIQIELQQEKSKVSKLEREKNQEVKQIKEHEQHKSTVVVTELKVKLHEDKMKELQAVRETLLRQHEAELLRVIKIKDNEIQRLQTLLNAVRDGAPDKVKTVLLSEAKEEAKRGFEVEKVKMQQEISELKGAKKQVEEALTMVIQADKMKAAEIRSVYHLHQEEITRIKRECEREIRRLEQQLDEKDARRFQLKIAELSGIIRKLEDRNALLSEERNELLKRLREAESQYKPILDKNKRLSRKNEELSHALRRMENKLKFVTQENIAMRQRTGAIRRPSSLNDLDHSQEEREVDFLRLQVIEQQNIIDELSKTLETAGYVKSVMERDKLLRFRKQRQKKMTRIPKKPVVETFYGYDEEASLESDGSSISYQTDRTDQTPCTPEDDLEEGMAKEETELRFRQLTMEYQALQRAYALLQEQVGGTLDAEREVKTREQLQAEIHRSQAQIEDLEKALAEQGQDMKWIEEKQALYRRNQELVEKIRQMEAEEARLKHDVQDAKDQNELLEFRILELEERERRSPAITFLHGPFTEGRSPLQVYCEAEGVTDIVVAELMKKLDILGDNANLTNEEQVVIIQARTVLTLAEKWLQQIEVTESALQQKMLDLENEKELFSKQKGYLDDELDFRKQSLDQAHKQILELEAMLYDALQQEAGAKISELLSEEEKEKLKSAVEQWKRQVMSELRERDAQILRERMELIQHAQQRIKELEERIEGQKRQIKELEEKFLFLFLFFSLAFILWS, encoded by the exons ATGGCCAagaggggctccagcagccGTGCCAGGGGGGACAAGCCCGAcgccctggctgccctgcaggcTGCCAACGAGGAGCTCAGGGCCAAGCTCACCGACATCCAGATcgagctgcagcaggagaagagCAAG GTCAGCAAATTGGAAAGGGAGAAGAACCAGGAGGTGAAGCAGATCAAGGAGCACGAGCAGCACAAAAGCACAGTGGTGGTCACAGAGCTCAAAGTCAAACTCCACGAGGACAAAATGAAAGAGCTCCAAGCTGTTCGAGAAACACTTCTGAGGCAGCACGAGGCCGAGCTGCTCAGGGTCATAAAAATCAAGGACAATGAGATCCAGAGGCTGCAGACCCTGCTGAACGCCGTGCGGGACGGGGCCCCCGACAAGGTGAAGACGGTGCTGCTGAGCGAGGCCAAGGAGGAGGCCAAGAGGGGCTTCGAGGTGGAGAAGGTCAAAATGCAGCAGGAGATCTCCGAGCTGAAGGGGGCCAAGAAGCAGGTGGAGGAGGCTCTGACCATGGTGATCCAGGCTGACAAGATGAAGGCAGCCGAGATAAGGAGCGTGTACCACCTGCACCAGGAGGAGATCACCCGCATCAAGAGGGAGTGCGAGCGGGAGATCCGCAGGCTG GAACAGCAGTTGGATGAAAAGGACGCCCGGCGCTTCCAGCTGAAAATCGCGGAGCTGAGCGGGATCATCCGCAAGCTGGAGGACAGGAACGCGCTGCTGTCGGAGGAGAGGAACGAGCtg CTGAAACGTCTCAGAGAAGCAGAGAGTCAGTACAAGCCCATTCTGGACAAAAACAAACGCCTCAGTAGGAAGAATGAGGAGCTGTCACACGCCTTACGTCggatggaaaataaattgaaatttgtGACGCAGGAAAATATCGCCATG AGGCAAAGAACTGGAGCTATAAGGAGACCGAGCTCCTTAAACGATCTTGACCACAGCCAGGAAGAAAGGGAAGTGGATTTCCTGAGACTGCAAGTCATTGAGCAGCAGAACATCATTGATGAGCTCTCCAAG ACCCTGGAGACTGCTGGCTATGTGAAGAGTGTCATG GAACGGGATAAGCTGCTGAGGTTCAGGAagcaaagacagaagaaaatgacaagAATTCCTAAg AAGCCCGTGGTGGAGACGTTCTATGGCTATGATGAGGAGGCTTCCCTGGAGTCCGACGGCTCCTCCATCTCCTACCAAACGGACCGGACGGACCAGACCCCCTGCACGCCCGAGGACGACCTGGAGGAG GGCATGGCCAAGGAGGAGACGGAGCTGCGGTTCCGGCAGCTGACCATGGAGTACCAGGCGCTGCAGAGAGCCTatgccctgctgcaggagcaggtcGGGGGCACCCTGGACGCTGAGAGGGAGGTCAAg ACCcgtgagcagctccaggcagaaaTTCACCGCTCCCAGGCTCAGATAGAGGATCTGGAGAAGGCtctggctgagcagggacag gaCATGAAGTGGATTGAGGAGAAGCAGGCCCTGTACAGGAGAAACCAGGAGCTGGTAGAAAAG ATCAGGCAGATGGAGGCTGAGGAGGCTCGGCTCAAACACGACGTGCAGGACGCCAAGGACCAGAACGAGCTGCTGGAGTTCAggatcctggagctggag gagagggagaggcGCTCCCCAGCCATCACCTTCCTGCACGGCCCCTTCACGGAGGGCAGGAGCCCGCTGCAGGTGTACTGCGAGGCCGAAGGTGTCACA gacATCGTAGTGGCAGAGCTGATGAAGAAGTTGGACATTTTAGGGGATAACGCC AACCTGACCAACGAGGAGCAGGTGGTGATCATCCAGGCCAGGACCGTGCTGACCCTGGCTGAGAAG TGGCTCCAGCAGATCGAGGTGACCGAGTCAGCGCTGCAGCAGAAGATGCTGGACCTGGAGAACGAGAAG gagctgttcAGCAAGCAGAAGGGATACCTGGACGATGAGCTGGACTTCAGGAAGCAGTCGCTGGACCAGGCTCACAAG CAAATTCTGGAATTAGAAGCCATGCTCTATGATGCCCTGCAGCAAGAAGCTGGAGCCAAAATTTCCGAACTTCTTtcagaagaggagaaggagaagctgaAGAGCGCGGTGGAGCAGTGGAAGCGGCAGGTGATGAGCGAGCTCCGCGAGAGGGACGCACAGATCCTGCGCGAGAGGATGGAGCTCATCCAGCACGCCCAGCAG AGAATTAAAGAGCTAGAAGAAAGAATTGAAGgccaaaaaagacaaataaaagagTTAGAGGAAAAG tttttatttttgtttttatttttttctttagctttcATTCTTTGGTCATAG
- the JAKMIP3 gene encoding janus kinase and microtubule-interacting protein 3 isoform X10, with protein sequence MAKRGSSSRARGDKPDALAALQAANEELRAKLTDIQIELQQEKSKVSKLEREKNQEVKQIKEHEQHKSTVVVTELKVKLHEDKMKELQAVRETLLRQHEAELLRVIKIKDNEIQRLQTLLNAVRDGAPDKVKTVLLSEAKEEAKRGFEVEKVKMQQEISELKGAKKQVEEALTMVIQADKMKAAEIRSVYHLHQEEITRIKRECEREIRRLMEEIKFKDRAVFVLERELGVRAGHAQRLQLQKEALDEQLSQLKESDRHLSSPKRELPYASGAGDASDHSGSPLDEKDARRFQLKIAELSGIIRKLEDRNALLSEERNELLKRLREAESQYKPILDKNKRLSRKNEELSHALRRMENKLKFVTQENIAMRQRTGAIRRPSSLNDLDHSQEEREVDFLRLQVIEQQNIIDELSKTLETAGYVKSVMERDKLLRFRKQRQKKMTRIPKKPVVETFYGYDEEASLESDGSSISYQTDRTDQTPCTPEDDLEEGMAKEETELRFRQLTMEYQALQRAYALLQEQVGGTLDAEREVKTREQLQAEIHRSQAQIEDLEKALAEQGQDMKWIEEKQALYRRNQELVEKIRQMEAEEARLKHDVQDAKDQNELLEFRILELEERERRSPAITFLHGPFTEGRSPLQVYCEAEGVTDIVVAELMKKLDILGDNANLTNEEQVVIIQARTVLTLAEKWLQQIEVTESALQQKMLDLENEKELFSKQKGYLDDELDFRKQSLDQAHKQILELEAMLYDALQQEAGAKISELLSEEEKEKLKSAVEQWKRQVMSELRERDAQILRERMELIQHAQQRIKELEERIEGQKRQIKELEEKFLFLFLFFSLAFILWS encoded by the exons ATGGCCAagaggggctccagcagccGTGCCAGGGGGGACAAGCCCGAcgccctggctgccctgcaggcTGCCAACGAGGAGCTCAGGGCCAAGCTCACCGACATCCAGATcgagctgcagcaggagaagagCAAG GTCAGCAAATTGGAAAGGGAGAAGAACCAGGAGGTGAAGCAGATCAAGGAGCACGAGCAGCACAAAAGCACAGTGGTGGTCACAGAGCTCAAAGTCAAACTCCACGAGGACAAAATGAAAGAGCTCCAAGCTGTTCGAGAAACACTTCTGAGGCAGCACGAGGCCGAGCTGCTCAGGGTCATAAAAATCAAGGACAATGAGATCCAGAGGCTGCAGACCCTGCTGAACGCCGTGCGGGACGGGGCCCCCGACAAGGTGAAGACGGTGCTGCTGAGCGAGGCCAAGGAGGAGGCCAAGAGGGGCTTCGAGGTGGAGAAGGTCAAAATGCAGCAGGAGATCTCCGAGCTGAAGGGGGCCAAGAAGCAGGTGGAGGAGGCTCTGACCATGGTGATCCAGGCTGACAAGATGAAGGCAGCCGAGATAAGGAGCGTGTACCACCTGCACCAGGAGGAGATCACCCGCATCAAGAGGGAGTGCGAGCGGGAGATCCGCAGGCTG ATGGAGGAGATTAAGTTTAAGGACAGAGCAGTCTTCGTGCTGGAGAGAGAGTTAGGGGTGCGAGCCGGGCATGCTCAGAGACTGCAGCTCCAAAAGGAGGCTTTAGATGAACAACTGTCCCAGCTCAAAGAGTCTGACCGGCATCTGAGCAGCCCCAAGCGGGAACTTCCTTATGCAAGTGGTGCAGGAGACGCTTCAGATCATTCGGGAAGCCCC TTGGATGAAAAGGACGCCCGGCGCTTCCAGCTGAAAATCGCGGAGCTGAGCGGGATCATCCGCAAGCTGGAGGACAGGAACGCGCTGCTGTCGGAGGAGAGGAACGAGCtg CTGAAACGTCTCAGAGAAGCAGAGAGTCAGTACAAGCCCATTCTGGACAAAAACAAACGCCTCAGTAGGAAGAATGAGGAGCTGTCACACGCCTTACGTCggatggaaaataaattgaaatttgtGACGCAGGAAAATATCGCCATG AGGCAAAGAACTGGAGCTATAAGGAGACCGAGCTCCTTAAACGATCTTGACCACAGCCAGGAAGAAAGGGAAGTGGATTTCCTGAGACTGCAAGTCATTGAGCAGCAGAACATCATTGATGAGCTCTCCAAG ACCCTGGAGACTGCTGGCTATGTGAAGAGTGTCATG GAACGGGATAAGCTGCTGAGGTTCAGGAagcaaagacagaagaaaatgacaagAATTCCTAAg AAGCCCGTGGTGGAGACGTTCTATGGCTATGATGAGGAGGCTTCCCTGGAGTCCGACGGCTCCTCCATCTCCTACCAAACGGACCGGACGGACCAGACCCCCTGCACGCCCGAGGACGACCTGGAGGAG GGCATGGCCAAGGAGGAGACGGAGCTGCGGTTCCGGCAGCTGACCATGGAGTACCAGGCGCTGCAGAGAGCCTatgccctgctgcaggagcaggtcGGGGGCACCCTGGACGCTGAGAGGGAGGTCAAg ACCcgtgagcagctccaggcagaaaTTCACCGCTCCCAGGCTCAGATAGAGGATCTGGAGAAGGCtctggctgagcagggacag gaCATGAAGTGGATTGAGGAGAAGCAGGCCCTGTACAGGAGAAACCAGGAGCTGGTAGAAAAG ATCAGGCAGATGGAGGCTGAGGAGGCTCGGCTCAAACACGACGTGCAGGACGCCAAGGACCAGAACGAGCTGCTGGAGTTCAggatcctggagctggag gagagggagaggcGCTCCCCAGCCATCACCTTCCTGCACGGCCCCTTCACGGAGGGCAGGAGCCCGCTGCAGGTGTACTGCGAGGCCGAAGGTGTCACA gacATCGTAGTGGCAGAGCTGATGAAGAAGTTGGACATTTTAGGGGATAACGCC AACCTGACCAACGAGGAGCAGGTGGTGATCATCCAGGCCAGGACCGTGCTGACCCTGGCTGAGAAG TGGCTCCAGCAGATCGAGGTGACCGAGTCAGCGCTGCAGCAGAAGATGCTGGACCTGGAGAACGAGAAG gagctgttcAGCAAGCAGAAGGGATACCTGGACGATGAGCTGGACTTCAGGAAGCAGTCGCTGGACCAGGCTCACAAG CAAATTCTGGAATTAGAAGCCATGCTCTATGATGCCCTGCAGCAAGAAGCTGGAGCCAAAATTTCCGAACTTCTTtcagaagaggagaaggagaagctgaAGAGCGCGGTGGAGCAGTGGAAGCGGCAGGTGATGAGCGAGCTCCGCGAGAGGGACGCACAGATCCTGCGCGAGAGGATGGAGCTCATCCAGCACGCCCAGCAG AGAATTAAAGAGCTAGAAGAAAGAATTGAAGgccaaaaaagacaaataaaagagTTAGAGGAAAAG tttttatttttgtttttatttttttctttagctttcATTCTTTGGTCATAG